From the genome of Malus domestica chromosome 04, GDT2T_hap1, one region includes:
- the LOC103433084 gene encoding hsp70-Hsp90 organizing protein 3 has translation MADEAKAKGNAAFSSGDFNAAVTHFTEAIDLAPSNHVLYSNRSAAYASLNKYSEALADAKKTVEIKPDWSKGYSRLGAAHCGLGQYDDAVSAYKKGLEIDPNNEALKSGLADAQAGATRSRAGPPPMNPFGDAFSGPEMWAKLTADPSTRAFLQQPDFVKMMQEIQKNPSNLNLYLKDQRVMQALGVLLNVKLRGGTGAEDEEVPESPPERKQPEPWKEEKKPEHQPEPEPEPMEVSEEESEAKKRKAEAIKEKEAGNAAYKQKDFDTAIQHYTKAIELNDEDISFILNRAATYLEMGQYEECIKDCEKAVERGRELRSDFKMVAKALTRKGTALVKMAKCSKDFEPAIESFQKALTEHRNPDTLRKLNEAEKAKKDLEQQEYYDPKLADEEREKGNEYFKQQKYPEAIKQYTEALRRNPKDPKAYSNRAACYTKLGAMPEGLKDAEKCIELDPTFTKGYTRKGAVQFFMKEYEKALETYQEGLKHDPSNQELLDGVRRCVEQINKASRGDLTPEELKERQAKGMQDPEIQNILQDPVMRQVLTDFQENPKAAQEHTKNPMVMSKIQKLVSAGIVQLR, from the exons ATGGCCGACGAAGCCAAAGCCAAAGGCAACGCCGCTTTCTCCTCCGGCGACTTCAACGCCGCCGTCACCCACTTCACGGAAGCCATCGACCTCGCTCCCTCCAACCATGTCCTCTACTCCAACCGATCCGCCGCCTATGCCTCTCTCAACAAATACTCTGAAGCCCTAGCCGACGCCAAGAAGACCGTCGAGATTAAGCCTGATTGGTCCAAAGGTTACAGCCGGCTCGGCGCCGCTCACTGCGGATTGGGCCAGTACGACGACGCCGTTTCGGCTTACAAGAAGGGTCTCGAGATCGACCCCAATAACGAGGCTCTGAAGTCTGGTTTAGCCGACGCTCAAGCCGGTGCGACCCGGTCACGGGCTGGACCCCCGCCTATGAACCCGTTTGGGGATGCGTTCTCGGGTCCCGAGATGTGGGCCAAGCTCACTGCCGACCCGTCGACCCGTGCCTTCTTGCAGCAACCCGATTTTGTGAAGATGATGCAGGAGATTcagaaaaaccctagcaatctcAATTTGTATTTGAAGGACCAGAGGGTTATGCAAGCCCTGGGGGTTTTGCTTAACGTGAAGTTGCGCGGTGGGACGGGGGCGGAGGATGAGGAGGTGCCGGAGTCTCCGCCGGAGCGGAAGCAGCCTGAGCCCtggaaggaggagaagaagcCGGAGCATCAGCCGGAGCCAGAGCCGGAGCCGATGGAGGTGAGTGAGGAGGAGAGTGAGGCGAAGAAGAGGAAGGCCGAGGCAATAAAGGAGAAGGAGGCTGGCAATGCGGCTTATAAGCAGAAGGACTTCGACACAGCGATTCAGCACTACACCAAGGCTATTGAGTTGAATGATGAGGACATTTCATTTATCTTGAATCGTGCAGCGACGTATTTGGAAATGGGTCAG TATGAGGAGTGTATTAAAGACTGTGAGAAGGCTGTGGAAAGGGGAAGAGAGCTAAGGTCAGACTTTAAGATGGTGGCAAAAGCTTTGACTAGGAAGGGAACCGCCTTGGTGAAGATGGCAAAATGCTCGAAGGACTTTGAACCTGCCATTGAGTCGTTCCAGAAAGCTCTCACAGAGCACCGCAACCCAGATACCTTAAGGAAATTGAACGAAGCTGAGAAAGCAAAGAAGGATCTAGAGCAACAAGAGTATTATGATCCAAAGTTAGCCGATGAAGAGCGTGAGAAAG GTAATGAATATTTCAAGCAACAAAAGTACCCAGAGGCTATTAAGCAGTACACTGAAGCTCTCAGAAGGAACCCCAAGGATCCAAAG GCATATAGCAACAGAGCTGCATGCTATACAAAACTCGGGGCAATGCCCGAGGGATTGAAAGATGCAGAGAAGTGCATCGAGCTTGATCCAACCTTTACAAAGGGTTATACCAGAAAAGGTGCCGTCCAGTTTTTCATGAAAGAATATGAGAAAGCTTTGGAAACATACCAGGAGGGTTTGAAACACGATCCTAGCAACCAGGAATTGCTTGATGGTGTGCGAAG ATGCGTAGAGCAAATTAACAAAGCTAGCCGTGGGGATTTGACTCCCGAGGAATTGAAGGAGAGACAG GCTAAAGGAATGCAGGACCCAGAAATTCAAAATATTCTCCAAGATCCTGTTATGAGACAG GTGTTAACCGATT